In one Candidatus Hepatincola sp. Av genomic region, the following are encoded:
- the trxA gene encoding Thioredoxin translates to MVKEITDSQFDTAVIKASKQKLVLVDFWATWCAPCLALAPILEDLSKEFKGKVDIVKIDVDANPEVANSLGIKSIPTLIVFKDGKAIIKEVGVKNKNDLVKIIKESL, encoded by the coding sequence ATGGTAAAAGAAATAACAGATTCTCAATTTGATACTGCAGTAATTAAAGCATCTAAACAAAAACTTGTCTTGGTTGACTTTTGGGCAACATGGTGTGCCCCTTGCTTAGCCCTTGCCCCTATTTTGGAAGATTTAAGTAAAGAATTTAAAGGAAAAGTAGACATTGTTAAAATTGATGTAGATGCTAATCCTGAAGTGGCTAATTCTTTAGGTATTAAATCTATCCCTACTTTAATTGTATTTAAAGATGGTAAAGCTATTATTAAAGAAGTAGGAGTAAAAAATAAAAACGATTTAGTTAAAATTATTAAAGAATCTTTATAG
- the addA gene encoding ATP-dependent helicase/nuclease subunit A, whose amino-acid sequence MNNKTTTSNFEQQIASDPTHSVWVSASAGTGKTKVLIDRLLRLLLTGVPISQILCITFTKAAAQEMINRLIDILGLWSTLNLKELKDYLRNLIGQDPTEEELTLAQGLFNILLDHPEKMKIQTIHSFCQQILAKFPIEARVPNNFTIIEETFANELKQKSLELVLAQMQDNDKENSLLNVLIHNLGRYNFEVNIKAILNLSETVSLINNTYNVKDSWHSFEEALYSYFPCSTWETEESLLNRFFKDFPYASLKVMVETFREKNLNHKRFILENMEKLLTKKTKTIDDFTLWKSVFFTKQDTPLEKFFNNEIKKHLNKVINLANFVAEETQRILKTHEQIKLINYIKINSSFMQLAIKIHSKYQQLKEETCLLDYNDIIIKTHNLLKQTNINSWVMYKLDQRIEHILVDEAQDTNPMQWEIIKLISQEFFSGEGAKESNRTIFIVGDIKQSIYSFQGVDTEFFHNTKQYFQQQALESNKSFKQIPMVTSFRSSHGIIDFVNEVTKNIFNSSNPIYENEEFTHTSYYLNKPEHIEVWPVIANKPDEPKDTKYANLAIALSNKIKMLNQEWLIPYNDMLILYRKRENNPTLDYLVKKLKEKNIPILGLDKINLKDHIVVKDLLALASFLCQTNDDFSLACVLKSPIFNLVDDDIFTLTQYKTINKNYSLFEVLQHIPNSRYNEIYTQIQNWVTKVDYLSVFDLYFYILYKENIIVKIIKRLGLEALDPISEFMGLIMNFQQTTTDNLQSFLHFMYKNTQVITRDSSDKDSIRLLTIHGSKGLQAKVVFLITDIDTLDKSQTLIFNNDLQKPLLFLCQQLTTRPKKIEELIQKKLTEQKEEAKRLLYVALTRAEEQLYICFTGKDSKLLEGQPKGNQKERIQEGSGKNKEDESKDKKSNYLWYKYLMKSATNILTEEEDSFFSKSLNFTNSLVYKLGNLQKVQSIKMQDTKELPIPLWVNQLAPKEPYPTLPITPSQLNFEDDNFNSPLESQTITSNSNLQKGLIIHKILEQLNYVKNNHTNFIDTWLNLHNLPNETKINIKNNVLNLINDPKLHYIFNSESLNEVSLSGEVVHEDQLQVISARIDKLIITNNEVLIIDYKFARQRKILPVNYYTQIQLYKKLLQQIYPKHTVRGFILFTQNPSLVEI is encoded by the coding sequence ATGAATAACAAAACAACAACTAGCAATTTTGAACAACAGATAGCCTCAGACCCTACGCATTCGGTATGGGTAAGTGCTTCAGCTGGTACTGGTAAAACGAAAGTTTTAATTGATAGGTTATTACGCCTTTTATTAACAGGTGTTCCTATTTCCCAAATATTGTGTATTACTTTTACTAAAGCTGCTGCCCAAGAAATGATTAATCGTTTAATTGATATCTTAGGGCTATGGAGTACCTTGAACCTTAAGGAATTAAAAGATTATCTTAGAAATTTAATAGGGCAAGATCCAACAGAGGAAGAACTTACTTTAGCCCAAGGGTTATTTAATATTCTCTTAGATCATCCAGAGAAAATGAAAATTCAAACTATTCACTCCTTCTGCCAACAAATATTAGCAAAATTCCCAATTGAGGCTCGTGTACCCAATAATTTTACAATTATTGAAGAAACCTTTGCCAATGAACTTAAACAAAAGTCGTTAGAATTGGTATTAGCTCAAATGCAAGACAATGATAAAGAAAATAGTCTACTAAATGTTCTAATTCATAATTTAGGTAGATATAACTTTGAAGTAAATATTAAAGCTATTTTAAATTTATCGGAAACAGTATCGTTAATTAATAATACTTATAATGTAAAAGATTCATGGCATTCTTTTGAAGAAGCTCTCTACAGTTATTTTCCATGCTCCACATGGGAAACAGAGGAATCACTATTAAACCGATTCTTTAAAGATTTCCCTTACGCTAGTCTTAAAGTAATGGTTGAAACTTTTCGTGAAAAAAACTTAAATCATAAAAGATTTATTTTAGAAAATATGGAAAAACTACTAACAAAAAAGACTAAAACTATTGATGATTTTACATTATGGAAAAGTGTATTTTTTACTAAGCAAGATACCCCTTTAGAAAAATTTTTTAATAATGAAATCAAGAAACACTTAAATAAAGTAATTAATTTAGCCAATTTTGTTGCTGAAGAAACTCAACGTATTCTTAAAACGCATGAACAAATCAAATTAATAAATTACATAAAAATCAATAGTAGTTTTATGCAACTAGCTATAAAAATTCATAGCAAATACCAACAACTTAAAGAAGAAACCTGTCTATTAGATTATAATGATATAATCATAAAAACTCATAACTTACTCAAACAAACCAATATAAATTCTTGGGTTATGTATAAATTAGATCAACGTATAGAACATATTTTAGTAGATGAAGCTCAAGATACTAACCCAATGCAATGGGAAATTATTAAACTAATCTCCCAAGAGTTTTTTAGTGGTGAAGGAGCCAAAGAAAGTAACCGCACAATTTTTATAGTTGGTGATATTAAGCAATCTATTTATAGCTTTCAAGGAGTAGATACAGAATTTTTTCATAACACTAAACAATACTTTCAGCAACAAGCCTTAGAGTCTAATAAATCTTTTAAGCAAATACCTATGGTTACATCTTTTAGGTCGTCACATGGAATTATAGACTTTGTTAATGAAGTAACGAAAAATATTTTTAATAGTAGTAACCCAATTTATGAAAATGAAGAATTCACTCATACATCTTACTACCTTAATAAGCCAGAACATATTGAAGTATGGCCTGTTATTGCCAACAAACCAGATGAACCTAAAGATACAAAATATGCAAACTTAGCAATTGCTCTTAGTAATAAAATTAAAATGCTAAATCAAGAGTGGTTAATTCCATATAATGATATGCTTATTTTATACCGAAAACGAGAAAACAACCCAACTTTAGATTATCTTGTAAAAAAATTAAAAGAAAAAAATATTCCTATTTTAGGTTTAGATAAAATCAACCTTAAAGACCATATTGTGGTAAAAGACCTATTAGCTTTAGCTAGTTTTTTATGCCAAACAAACGATGATTTCTCGTTAGCCTGTGTTTTAAAAAGCCCTATCTTTAATTTAGTAGATGATGATATTTTCACCTTAACTCAATACAAAACTATTAATAAAAATTATAGCTTATTTGAAGTGTTACAACACATACCTAACTCTAGGTATAATGAGATTTATACACAAATACAAAACTGGGTAACTAAAGTAGATTATCTAAGTGTTTTTGATTTATATTTTTATATTCTTTATAAAGAGAATATTATTGTAAAAATTATTAAAAGGTTGGGGCTTGAAGCTTTAGACCCTATTTCAGAGTTTATGGGCTTAATTATGAATTTTCAACAAACTACCACAGATAATTTACAAAGTTTCTTACACTTTATGTATAAAAACACACAAGTTATTACCAGAGATAGCTCCGATAAAGATAGTATTCGCCTACTTACTATTCATGGCTCTAAGGGATTACAAGCCAAAGTTGTATTTTTAATAACTGATATAGATACCCTAGATAAAAGCCAAACTTTAATTTTTAATAATGATTTGCAAAAACCATTATTATTTCTTTGCCAACAACTTACAACTCGTCCAAAAAAAATTGAAGAATTAATTCAAAAGAAACTAACAGAACAAAAAGAGGAAGCTAAACGCTTGTTATATGTTGCCTTAACTAGAGCTGAAGAACAACTATACATTTGTTTTACAGGTAAAGATAGTAAACTACTTGAGGGGCAGCCTAAAGGGAACCAAAAAGAAAGAATACAGGAAGGTTCTGGTAAAAATAAAGAAGATGAAAGCAAAGATAAGAAGTCTAACTACTTATGGTATAAGTACTTAATGAAAAGTGCCACTAACATTTTAACAGAAGAAGAAGATAGTTTCTTTAGTAAGAGTTTAAATTTTACCAATTCTTTAGTATATAAATTAGGTAATTTGCAAAAAGTACAAAGTATTAAAATGCAAGATACTAAAGAATTACCAATTCCTTTATGGGTAAACCAACTAGCACCTAAGGAACCATACCCAACCTTACCAATTACACCAAGCCAATTAAATTTTGAAGATGATAATTTTAATTCACCTTTAGAAAGCCAAACTATTACTAGTAATTCTAACCTTCAAAAAGGCTTGATTATTCATAAAATCTTAGAACAACTAAATTATGTTAAAAATAATCATACTAACTTTATTGATACATGGCTAAACTTACATAATTTACCAAATGAAACTAAAATTAATATTAAAAACAATGTGCTTAACCTTATCAATGATCCTAAACTACACTATATTTTTAATAGTGAAAGCCTTAATGAAGTATCTTTAAGTGGGGAAGTAGTACATGAAGATCAATTACAAGTAATATCAGCTCGTATTGATAAGTTAATAATTACGAATAATGAGGTTCTTATTATTGACTATAAATTCGCTCGGCAAAGAAAAATATTACCTGTAAATTACTATACCCAAATTCAACTCTATAAAAAATTATTACAACAAATTTACCCTAAACATACCGTAAGAGGCTTTATTTTATTCACACAAAATCCCTCATTGGTTGAAATTTAA
- a CDS encoding double-strand break repair protein AddB has protein sequence MTVYHIPFSEPLLDTLAKKLLRQYQDNTEELAHCLILLPNKRLIQSLRNAFLQNTNSSALILPKMVSIADLDYIIANVDILPILQQKPTFNDIFKQVISINKRTFILSTIIQKKDPSINITQAIAMAKSLGQIIDDAYLEHVDFSNIENIVTDQFAEHWQSILQFLSIVTSFWPSYLAENNLIDANYRKKLTYKLQQEIWQQHVPQYPILAINITSNYPDVLALLNTIKNSPQGALYFYGIDFQEDEESYNNLPFIHPQKPLATTLQALHIKREDIQQISSNNNIDSIIHKLFHKNLCKDLPLSAIETFASNLTIIETKNEEEEARSIALLLRETLETPKKTAGLISNNNNLIQRVINELNKWDIISNDYLGTPLKDSLHAKFFLLVASLLKDNFEANSLLALLHHPFCTIKQKRSAIVKKTKLLDFYILRQFFYSGGLKQYLDTIKNLKNSNIQVTLKGLLNDINTEFQPFFQLQSLHYNKVNFNELLAVHIKIAENLALKANTNQSTLWTHREGKELSLLLTNLLEDSKNFTAVSLSEYLGIIESMINDVNIHTIYNKHPRIHIYGQMQSNLVHHDLLIISNMNEGSMPSAVPVNPWGNKEIMKELGFTDKDHLIGLKSNILCQYLGNTEIVFTRSSKAKGQPTNPSRWLLKIKTMLKFYYKTDTSNISIMNKKSYIYSLAEKLYIPKQFTPLPNIIPNYLVNHEVLPSKISATNLERLIKNPYLFFVSQVFKLKPLNPVASNTEHLEIGTKVHKVLETYFQKIQQYKLLPLKEQQEKIDLITEKEFRDWQNNVMFSIFKLPIIKHGIKNLLEHQYEHIQKIQTSYLELEGSIPITTSTTNLMITGRADRIDLSANNAYIYDYKTSSIAKIEDYQRQLLILAYILKQKGFASIDSNIDNIHTNYIFLPKQTNNGIELRNNQIPNLTSYLPTFHEELTELLNKYYSKSPIPFCFNISDKENTITNEEKHFIRIEELNIINQKENTNGNNE, from the coding sequence ATGACTGTTTATCATATTCCCTTTAGTGAACCTTTATTAGATACATTAGCAAAAAAACTTCTCCGGCAGTATCAAGATAACACCGAAGAATTAGCCCACTGTTTAATTTTACTACCTAATAAGCGTTTAATTCAAAGCCTAAGAAATGCTTTTTTACAAAATACTAATTCTTCTGCTTTAATTCTACCTAAAATGGTTTCTATTGCCGACCTAGACTACATTATTGCCAATGTAGATATTCTGCCTATCTTGCAACAAAAACCTACTTTCAATGATATATTTAAACAAGTAATTTCTATAAATAAAAGAACTTTTATTTTATCTACTATTATTCAAAAGAAAGATCCTAGCATTAATATAACTCAAGCCATTGCTATGGCAAAATCATTAGGGCAAATTATTGACGATGCTTACTTAGAACATGTAGATTTTTCCAACATAGAAAATATAGTAACAGATCAATTTGCCGAACATTGGCAGAGTATTTTACAGTTCTTAAGTATCGTTACTTCTTTTTGGCCTAGTTACTTAGCTGAAAACAACCTGATTGATGCCAATTACCGTAAAAAACTTACTTATAAGTTACAACAGGAAATTTGGCAACAGCATGTTCCTCAATATCCTATTTTAGCTATTAATATTACTTCAAACTACCCTGATGTGCTTGCATTGTTAAATACTATTAAGAACTCTCCACAAGGAGCTTTATATTTTTATGGTATAGATTTTCAAGAAGATGAGGAAAGCTATAATAATTTACCCTTTATTCATCCACAAAAACCATTGGCTACTACTTTACAAGCACTCCATATAAAAAGAGAAGATATTCAACAAATAAGTAGTAATAACAACATTGATAGTATTATTCATAAACTATTTCACAAAAACTTATGTAAAGATTTACCTTTATCTGCTATAGAGACTTTTGCTAGTAACTTAACTATTATTGAAACAAAAAACGAAGAAGAAGAAGCTCGTAGCATTGCTTTATTACTACGAGAAACCCTAGAAACACCAAAAAAAACTGCGGGACTTATTAGTAATAATAATAATTTAATTCAAAGAGTAATTAATGAATTAAATAAATGGGATATTATTAGTAACGATTACTTAGGAACACCCTTAAAAGACAGCTTACATGCAAAATTTTTCTTGCTAGTTGCTAGTTTACTAAAAGATAATTTTGAAGCTAATAGCCTTTTAGCATTACTTCACCATCCTTTTTGCACTATTAAACAAAAGCGTAGTGCTATTGTAAAAAAAACTAAATTACTAGACTTTTATATCCTAAGACAGTTTTTTTATAGTGGTGGCTTAAAACAATATCTAGATACTATAAAAAACCTTAAAAATAGCAATATACAAGTAACTTTGAAAGGATTGCTTAATGATATCAATACAGAGTTTCAGCCTTTTTTTCAATTACAAAGCTTACATTATAATAAAGTTAATTTTAATGAACTTTTAGCGGTTCATATTAAAATTGCCGAGAACCTTGCCCTTAAGGCAAACACCAACCAAAGCACCTTATGGACTCATAGAGAAGGAAAAGAGTTATCTTTACTACTTACTAATCTTTTAGAAGACTCTAAAAACTTTACTGCGGTTAGCCTTAGTGAATATTTAGGTATTATTGAAAGTATGATTAACGACGTAAATATACATACTATCTACAATAAGCACCCTCGTATTCATATTTATGGGCAAATGCAAAGCAATTTAGTTCATCATGACTTACTTATAATAAGTAACATGAATGAAGGTAGTATGCCATCAGCTGTTCCCGTAAACCCTTGGGGGAATAAAGAAATTATGAAAGAACTAGGGTTTACAGATAAAGATCATCTAATAGGTTTAAAGTCTAACATTTTATGCCAGTATTTAGGGAATACAGAAATTGTTTTTACCCGCTCTAGCAAAGCTAAAGGGCAGCCTACCAACCCTTCTCGTTGGCTATTAAAAATTAAAACTATGTTAAAGTTTTACTACAAAACAGATACTTCTAACATTTCAATAATGAATAAAAAAAGTTATATTTATTCATTAGCAGAAAAGTTATATATTCCAAAACAATTTACGCCTTTGCCTAATATAATACCTAATTACTTGGTAAATCATGAGGTGTTACCAAGTAAAATTTCGGCTACAAATCTTGAAAGATTAATAAAAAATCCTTATTTATTTTTTGTATCTCAAGTTTTCAAATTGAAACCGTTAAATCCTGTGGCTTCTAATACTGAACATTTAGAAATTGGCACAAAAGTACATAAAGTTTTAGAAACTTATTTTCAAAAAATTCAGCAATATAAATTATTACCTTTAAAAGAACAACAAGAAAAAATAGATTTAATAACAGAAAAAGAATTTAGAGATTGGCAAAATAATGTTATGTTTAGTATTTTTAAACTTCCTATTATTAAGCATGGTATAAAAAACTTACTAGAACATCAATATGAACATATACAAAAAATTCAAACTAGTTATCTTGAACTTGAAGGTAGTATACCAATCACAACCTCAACAACAAACTTAATGATTACGGGGCGTGCTGACCGTATTGATTTATCTGCTAATAATGCCTATATTTACGATTATAAAACCTCAAGCATAGCAAAAATAGAAGATTATCAACGGCAATTATTAATTCTAGCTTATATTTTAAAGCAAAAAGGCTTTGCTAGTATTGATAGTAATATAGATAATATTCATACTAACTACATCTTTTTACCTAAACAAACTAATAACGGTATAGAATTAAGAAATAATCAAATCCCAAATTTAACTAGTTACTTACCTACTTTTCATGAAGAATTAACAGAGTTATTAAACAAATATTATAGTAAAAGCCCTATCCCTTTTTGTTTTAATATATCTGATAAAGAAAACACTATTACTAATGAAGAGAAACATTTTATACGTATTGAAGAATTAAACATCATAAACCAAAAAGAAAATACTAATGGTAACAATGAATAA
- the tsaE gene encoding tRNA threonylcarbamoyladenosine biosynthesis protein TsaE — translation MNVTYIANTIQDTKKLANALANSLQKTDLFYINGELGTGKTTLVQLIIANFSKEQVISPTFPIIQSYHTTFGDIYHIDLYRVQPTEIKNLGLDEIFNFYPCFVEWANKLGTYQQKEAININIKNIMATQREFILHIPKNYNHYANLVEKLHS, via the coding sequence ATGAACGTTACCTACATAGCCAATACCATTCAAGATACTAAAAAACTAGCCAATGCACTTGCTAATTCCCTACAAAAAACAGACCTTTTCTATATAAATGGCGAACTTGGTACTGGTAAAACAACCTTAGTACAATTAATTATTGCTAATTTCTCAAAAGAACAAGTTATTAGCCCAACTTTCCCTATAATCCAATCTTACCATACTACTTTTGGTGATATATACCACATTGATTTATACAGAGTTCAGCCAACAGAAATTAAAAATTTAGGCTTAGATGAAATTTTTAATTTTTATCCTTGCTTTGTAGAATGGGCTAACAAATTAGGAACTTATCAGCAAAAAGAAGCAATAAATATTAATATAAAAAATATAATGGCAACTCAAAGAGAATTTATTTTACATATTCCTAAAAATTATAATCATTATGCAAACCTAGTAGAAAAATTACATAGCTAA
- the yumC gene encoding Ferredoxin--NADP reductase 2, with product MNHKADLLIIGAGPVGLFSVYQAGFLGMKTIVVDALKDVGGQLSALYPHKFIYDIPAFKEVLAKDLVTNLQEQANQFPTTYLMERLVNTLHINEDKTFQVTTSTQDIITCKAIIIAAGAGAFVPNRPPFANVTEFENKSIHYFVKDPQIFKGKELVIAGGGDSAVDWALALYDITEKIYVVHRRDHFRAAPSNVAKLKELAKTKKLELVIPYMLDGLEGEKGQLAKVLLKTLDGEKKVIKANSMLALFGLARSLGSLEQWGFNVNKLHASIDVNPVSYETKIPRIFAVGDVAQYDHKLKLILVGFSEAAVAIHSSWKYVFPDKPFHFVHSTTKN from the coding sequence ATGAATCATAAAGCAGATCTTCTAATTATAGGGGCAGGTCCTGTAGGTCTTTTTAGTGTTTATCAAGCAGGATTTTTAGGTATGAAAACCATTGTTGTTGATGCTCTAAAAGATGTAGGAGGGCAACTTAGTGCTTTATACCCTCATAAGTTTATTTATGATATACCAGCTTTTAAAGAAGTTTTAGCTAAGGATTTAGTAACTAATTTGCAAGAGCAAGCCAACCAATTTCCTACTACTTATTTAATGGAACGTTTAGTCAATACTTTGCATATTAATGAAGATAAAACCTTTCAAGTAACTACTAGTACTCAAGACATTATAACCTGTAAAGCTATTATTATTGCCGCAGGAGCAGGAGCTTTTGTACCTAACCGACCACCTTTTGCCAATGTTACAGAATTTGAAAATAAATCAATTCATTATTTTGTAAAAGATCCACAAATATTCAAAGGGAAAGAATTAGTAATTGCTGGTGGTGGTGATTCGGCAGTAGATTGGGCTTTAGCTTTATACGATATTACTGAAAAAATATATGTAGTTCATAGGAGAGACCATTTCAGAGCCGCTCCTTCTAATGTAGCAAAGTTGAAAGAGTTAGCTAAAACTAAAAAATTAGAATTAGTCATTCCTTATATGCTAGATGGTTTAGAAGGGGAGAAAGGTCAATTAGCTAAAGTTCTACTAAAAACCTTAGATGGTGAAAAAAAAGTAATTAAAGCCAATAGTATGTTGGCTTTGTTTGGATTAGCAAGAAGTTTAGGATCTTTAGAGCAATGGGGGTTTAATGTTAATAAGTTACACGCTTCCATTGATGTTAATCCTGTGAGCTACGAAACCAAAATACCAAGAATTTTTGCTGTAGGAGATGTTGCCCAGTACGATCATAAATTAAAACTAATTCTAGTAGGTTTTTCCGAGGCAGCAGTTGCAATTCATAGTTCTTGGAAATATGTTTTTCCAGATAAACCTTTTCATTTTGTGCATTCTACTACTAAAAACTAA
- the trkI gene encoding Trk system potassium uptake protein TrkI — MKVNFRLILSLLGYLITGVGALMLIPTVIEFFTNGRGLITFLVLSILTMALGLAFALSNNQERLFQLSIKDGLLLTTLSWLTVVIIGALPFYLGYLDLSFTDSFFEIMSGITTTGATIIPDLSQLSDGYQIWRALIQWVGGIGIIVTATILFPSLQGGGMQLFKIEAFETFDVALDKVKRIANGMIIIYIVITIIVFFALVFIGHLGTFDAVIHAFTSISTAGFSNKNESVAYFNSLPVEIILIFAMITGGLPYMLMYYLAFLKKTQIFTDQQVKGYLQALIFFITLLTVYLSLYNGIPFFTSLRYSAFTVVSLMTGTGYVNYNYLQLGSFAIALLFFIMFVGGCAGSTACGIKIYRFQIAYSLGKSALNKIFLKKHFSIPYYNGKIINDEAGFAIFAYFFFLMLILAFTTLVLAGLNLDFVTALSAAVTCIMNVGPGLGNIVGPIGNFSTIPDVGKWVLAIGMLLGRLEILGVIVLFNKRFWQS; from the coding sequence ATGAAAGTAAACTTTCGGCTTATTCTATCATTACTTGGCTACTTAATTACTGGGGTTGGAGCTTTAATGCTTATTCCCACAGTAATAGAATTTTTTACTAATGGTAGAGGGCTAATCACTTTTTTAGTTCTATCTATTCTTACAATGGCATTAGGATTAGCTTTTGCTTTATCTAATAATCAGGAAAGGCTTTTTCAACTATCCATTAAAGATGGTTTATTACTAACTACATTATCTTGGCTAACTGTAGTTATAATTGGGGCTTTGCCATTTTATTTAGGATATTTAGATTTAAGTTTTACGGATAGTTTCTTTGAGATTATGTCGGGCATTACTACTACAGGAGCTACCATTATCCCTGACTTAAGCCAACTTTCAGATGGTTACCAAATCTGGCGTGCCTTGATTCAGTGGGTTGGTGGCATTGGGATTATTGTAACGGCAACTATTTTATTCCCTTCATTACAAGGAGGGGGTATGCAGTTATTTAAAATTGAGGCTTTTGAAACTTTTGATGTTGCTCTAGATAAAGTAAAACGTATAGCCAATGGTATGATTATTATCTATATAGTTATTACAATTATTGTTTTTTTTGCCTTAGTTTTCATTGGGCATTTAGGAACTTTTGATGCTGTTATTCATGCTTTTACCTCAATATCTACGGCTGGATTCTCTAACAAAAACGAATCGGTGGCTTATTTTAATAGTTTACCTGTAGAAATTATTTTGATCTTTGCAATGATAACCGGAGGGTTACCCTATATGCTAATGTATTACTTAGCTTTCCTAAAAAAGACCCAAATTTTTACAGATCAGCAAGTAAAAGGATATTTGCAAGCCTTAATATTTTTTATTACATTGCTAACTGTTTATTTATCTTTGTATAATGGTATCCCCTTTTTCACTTCTTTAAGATATTCAGCTTTTACAGTAGTTTCATTAATGACAGGTACAGGATATGTTAATTATAACTATTTACAATTAGGCAGTTTCGCTATTGCTTTATTATTTTTTATTATGTTTGTTGGAGGTTGTGCGGGCTCTACCGCTTGTGGTATTAAAATTTATAGGTTCCAAATTGCCTATTCTTTAGGAAAATCTGCTTTAAATAAAATATTTTTAAAAAAACATTTTTCAATCCCCTACTATAATGGAAAAATTATTAATGATGAAGCTGGTTTTGCTATTTTTGCTTACTTTTTTTTCCTTATGTTAATCCTTGCCTTTACTACTTTAGTATTAGCAGGTTTAAATTTAGACTTTGTAACTGCTCTTAGTGCGGCTGTAACTTGTATTATGAATGTAGGACCAGGTTTAGGTAATATTGTTGGACCCATCGGCAACTTTTCTACCATACCTGATGTTGGTAAATGGGTATTAGCTATTGGTATGTTGCTTGGTAGGTTAGAAATACTAGGAGTTATTGTTCTTTTTAATAAAAGATTTTGGCAAAGTTAA
- a CDS encoding Porin superfamily protein has product MRSIKSKLLGIIYILLLTCTYAYPMSLFEGRQSGLDLMIDARGFYSDTDLGYYTDGSLFYHYDLSNDWSLAYLVSAMYDSSYDSNVYKSLGENYLSIDNYYLGTLDIGTTPTVYYNGFLAGWLDWGFTRGYEIIDSNRYSDYFALKNASRSLFYTYQLHNMKIAVQFSGNDNEEYENSPIGGNRKYGIGSGFVYALGPISFSTSYLVSDYDRTSGLSKMIDDKSGFSTMQVLNAGLKFQYAGIYSVLGLFYDKNRWTLGNESIALNYLLRYDNNKKQKWVPQIMYGVREYVTTGYTDTQQSNADRNMVSDNFIYLSLSYYFNYHFSIYAENKIDIRSNKQINNAQDYGIDSKDERDNMVGIGLSYELF; this is encoded by the coding sequence ATGAGATCAATTAAGTCTAAATTATTAGGCATAATTTATATTTTATTGTTAACCTGTACTTATGCTTACCCTATGTCCTTGTTTGAGGGCAGGCAATCAGGGCTAGATTTAATGATAGATGCTAGGGGGTTTTATAGCGATACCGATTTAGGGTACTATACAGATGGTAGTTTATTTTACCATTATGATTTATCAAATGATTGGTCTTTGGCCTATTTAGTATCTGCTATGTACGACTCCTCTTATGATAGCAATGTTTATAAAAGTTTAGGTGAAAACTATCTTAGTATAGATAACTACTATCTAGGTACTTTAGATATTGGAACAACACCAACCGTATATTATAATGGTTTTTTAGCAGGTTGGTTAGATTGGGGTTTTACTAGAGGTTATGAAATTATAGATTCCAACCGCTATAGTGATTATTTCGCTTTAAAAAATGCCTCACGTTCTTTATTTTATACCTATCAGCTACACAATATGAAAATTGCAGTGCAATTTTCAGGCAATGATAATGAAGAATATGAAAATTCACCAATTGGAGGCAACCGTAAGTATGGAATAGGTTCAGGGTTTGTATATGCGTTGGGTCCAATATCTTTTTCCACCTCCTATCTTGTTTCTGATTATGACAGAACCTCAGGTCTTAGTAAAATGATAGATGATAAGAGTGGATTTTCTACTATGCAAGTACTGAATGCAGGATTGAAATTTCAATATGCCGGTATTTATAGTGTTTTAGGCTTATTTTACGATAAAAACCGCTGGACCTTAGGCAATGAATCTATAGCTTTAAACTATCTACTTCGTTATGATAATAATAAAAAACAAAAGTGGGTGCCACAAATTATGTATGGAGTAAGGGAATACGTAACCACAGGATATACGGATACACAGCAATCTAATGCTGATAGGAATATGGTTTCTGATAACTTTATTTACCTTAGCTTATCTTATTACTTTAATTACCACTTTAGTATATATGCTGAAAATAAAATAGATATCCGTTCCAATAAGCAAATTAACAACGCTCAAGATTATGGTATAGATAGCAAAGATGAAAGAGATAATATGGTAGGTATTGGTCTATCTTATGAATTATTTTAG